One Aigarchaeota archaeon DNA segment encodes these proteins:
- a CDS encoding CRISPR-associated protein Csx14, which translates to MRASVIATLGTSPPVVTEFIQYVEKEERVSDLTLVLTGEKTIQEGAKLVEVAVRSKYPHIRVHTKNLPFNDILSEEDNIRFMGICAEILREQREIHKADKVYVCLAGGRKEMTVALAMLGQILDVDGIYHVVAPEIKSLSVDLERARYEISELANHPDPMKYYEEKREFFNNLMYPHPSTYNVIRIPVIPYPKETLLQIASLLGAGAVQRDKIRIPPDLLERLAKVGLIKLTKDKVYVLDAGKMLYRHVFGGGKF; encoded by the coding sequence ATGAGGGCATCCGTAATAGCTACGCTCGGAACGAGTCCGCCCGTCGTCACGGAGTTCATACAGTACGTTGAGAAGGAGGAGAGGGTGTCGGACCTCACCCTGGTACTCACGGGCGAGAAAACGATTCAAGAAGGGGCCAAGCTCGTAGAAGTCGCCGTTAGGAGCAAGTACCCTCATATCCGCGTTCACACCAAAAACTTGCCCTTTAACGACATACTCAGCGAAGAAGATAACATAAGGTTCATGGGCATATGTGCCGAAATTCTGAGGGAACAACGGGAGATACACAAGGCCGATAAGGTCTACGTATGCTTAGCTGGCGGAAGAAAGGAGATGACCGTAGCACTAGCCATGCTCGGCCAGATATTAGACGTAGACGGGATCTACCATGTGGTTGCCCCGGAGATAAAAAGCCTGAGCGTTGACCTGGAGCGGGCAAGGTATGAAATATCGGAGCTAGCCAATCATCCAGACCCTATGAAGTATTATGAAGAGAAGCGCGAATTTTTTAACAACCTCATGTACCCCCATCCTTCAACCTATAACGTTATTCGGATACCTGTAATTCCTTACCCAAAGGAAACCCTACTCCAGATAGCTTCCTTGCTAGGTGCGGGCGCAGTACAGCGCGATAAGATCAGGATACCGCCGGATCTGTTGGAGAGGTTGGCAAAGGTTGGATTGATAAAGTTAACAAAGGATAAGGTCTACGTCCTAGACGCCGGAAAAATGTTATATCGACACGTATTTGGTGGGGGTAAATTTTAA
- the csx7 gene encoding CRISPR-associated RAMP protein Csx7: MGYGDFDNFKALYELKMELINETPLSIGSGKSAFGAVDNPIVRMGKRPYIPGSSLKGVLRAESERFVRAHFGEDKVCNIMYPKEELDKKEKQKEAYKPCIVCRIFGGPTIASHITIYDAYPMDDNYSVKVRRRVSICRLTGGQHPGRLFEVEQVEPGARWLCTMRIENIEILGDGQEEEVKVLRALMGIMGKFGITVGGKRSIGLGLLKVRLLEARKLVIEDGQYKYVDVTDSVAKLFEGRG, from the coding sequence TTGGGTTATGGCGATTTTGATAATTTTAAAGCACTCTACGAGTTAAAGATGGAATTGATTAACGAAACACCGCTCTCCATAGGTTCCGGCAAAAGCGCCTTCGGGGCCGTGGACAATCCCATAGTTAGGATGGGCAAGAGGCCCTACATACCTGGTAGTAGTTTGAAGGGAGTTCTCAGGGCAGAGTCTGAGCGCTTTGTCAGAGCACACTTTGGTGAAGACAAGGTATGCAACATCATGTATCCTAAGGAGGAGCTAGATAAGAAGGAAAAGCAGAAAGAGGCTTACAAACCTTGCATAGTATGCAGGATCTTCGGCGGTCCGACGATAGCGTCCCACATAACAATATACGACGCCTACCCAATGGATGATAACTACTCCGTGAAGGTGAGACGTAGAGTCTCCATATGCAGACTTACGGGTGGCCAGCATCCGGGTAGGCTCTTCGAAGTTGAACAAGTGGAGCCTGGGGCTAGATGGTTGTGTACGATGCGTATAGAGAACATAGAAATTTTGGGTGACGGGCAAGAGGAAGAGGTGAAGGTGCTACGCGCCCTTATGGGCATCATGGGAAAGTTCGGGATAACGGTAGGTGGGAAGAGAAGCATAGGATTGGGGCTCCTTAAAGTTAGACTACTCGAGGCCAGGAAGCTCGTTATAGAGGACGGACAGTACAAGTATGTTGATGTGACGGATAGTGTCGCCAAACTCTTCGAGGGGCGAGGATGA